CATCTAACCTTCTTCTCGCAAGTAATGCGTGGGGATCTACAGTAATAAGCGCAACTTGAATCAATATATTTGTTTTTATTTCTTTGAATACGAGCGTACCAAAATCAAATAACAATTTTTCTTTTAGACCTATTCTGTAATTTCTTCCGTATATTTTTGCCGCGAAATGCGTATCAATGATAATATTTTCGTCATGCCGAAATGATTTTAGAACAAAATTTGATAGATCGTTTATTACATCCTTTTCATAAACAGACCAGTCGTTTTTTCTAACATCATCTCTTTTTTCAAGAGTCATGTGCTTTTTGAAAAGGGTTCCAGTGTTTACTTGTTTTGCTTTTGAATTTGTTTGTTTCAAAAGACTTGTTTTTCCAACGCCAGAAGCACCCCCGACAATTGTTAAAATCATTTTAACCTCCCAATTTAGGAAACAGAATATTAATCTCGTAATCAACGGCTCTTTGCTCGTCGCGCATTTCTTCGGGATCAGACGCGTGAATTAAATTAAAAACAGGTCGTTGTTCGTTATTTGCCAAATTTGGCGAATCTGCTGAAAAATCAAAGCGAATTGTTCCTGGATTGGCTAAATTTGGCAAGGTATTTCCGCAGGCAATTCGCGCCTTTTTTAATGCTTCATTCCCTTTGAGGATTATAGCAATTGCATCGCCAGAACACATATTTTTTACTAACCAGTTCTTAATTGTTCGACCAATTAAAATAGGATCGGAAGTTCCGAGTTTTTCTTCAATGTTTAGGTTATTGGCTTTATAGTTTTCCAAGGTTTTCTTACCAACATTTTTTAGCCACTGTTCGTTGGACGGGTAAAAACTTTCCCATAATTCTTGCGAACCTCTAATAATTTTGATCTCCAGAAGTTTGAAACCCATATCCTCAAATCTTTGCAGAAATTTTCCAACCAATCCTCTTGCTACTGCGTGAGGTTTTACAATAATCAGCGTTTTTTCTATCATTTTTTGTTTCTCCTCTCTCTTGGTAATTTAATTTTTGTGAAAGAACTATTAATTAACCTCTTAATCAGGATTAAATTAGACCATTTTAGAGTATATGTCAAACAAAAAAGTAGCAAAATAGTGTCAGGAACCTCTTTCTCAAAATCATAAACTATGACGGGGGCGGTCCCCGCGGACGGGGGACTGTCCCCTTGGAAAAAAGAAAAGGTTCGACCTATGAGCGTGACCTTTAGATAAAAAACAAAAAGGTGTCAGGAAAGGGAGAAATACGACCCTCTTGTTAGACCCTAAGTGTCTAACATTTACTTGACACTACTAACGCGTTGCGTTAATATGATATATGATTAAAAGTTTTCAATGTAAAGAAACGCAAAAAATATTTGAAAGGAATTATTCGCGTAATTTTTCTCGTTCAATACAAAGAATGGCTATGCGTAAACTTTGGATTATAGATGCCGCGATGTTTCTAAACGATTTAAGAATTCCTCCGTCAAATCATCTTGAAAAATTAAGCGGGAAAAGAAA
The sequence above is a segment of the Patescibacteria group bacterium genome. Coding sequences within it:
- a CDS encoding AAA family ATPase, with translation MILTIVGGASGVGKTSLLKQTNSKAKQVNTGTLFKKHMTLEKRDDVRKNDWSVYEKDVINDLSNFVLKSFRHDENIIIDTHFAAKIYGRNYRIGLKEKLLFDFGTLVFKEIKTNILIQVALITVDPHALLARRRLDESRDRELIPLDCYNDLRSNDVYSTRYSGEISRAFQKSGHIGENIVKYYRIENNDFKATLTNLKNILGG
- a CDS encoding nucleoside-diphosphate kinase (catalyzes the formation of nucleoside triphosphate from ATP and nucleoside diphosphate); translation: MIEKTLIIVKPHAVARGLVGKFLQRFEDMGFKLLEIKIIRGSQELWESFYPSNEQWLKNVGKKTLENYKANNLNIEEKLGTSDPILIGRTIKNWLVKNMCSGDAIAIILKGNEALKKARIACGNTLPNLANPGTIRFDFSADSPNLANNEQRPVFNLIHASDPEEMRDEQRAVDYEINILFPKLGG
- a CDS encoding type II toxin-antitoxin system RelE/ParE family toxin, which codes for MIKSFQCKETQKIFERNYSRNFSRSIQRMAMRKLWIIDAAMFLNDLRIPPSNHLEKLSGKR